A genome region from Camelina sativa cultivar DH55 chromosome 10, Cs, whole genome shotgun sequence includes the following:
- the LOC104719495 gene encoding uncharacterized protein LOC104719495 has product MADIISKPSMEQLFFSVDPMSLILSQNSDTHQLNKLLLDGFSGFERGPRYDEYSKLRESKLRMKRDFQKYLDEKDVEEEPRIKKQVRFEGNSVISPEKVKFSAEEKKKQSRFGLRKAVPSSLAQSVPDFSAVLRKENRRPVSYNTTTTPPPPASKSRNGSVLSGSVSRGSKSASAGEKKSKGMMMMGMARKSYANVEDLKKISMAAASAINGSGGGGGGGGRRVGDGGGGGRRTILGYRQIY; this is encoded by the coding sequence ATGGCGGATATAATCTCGAAACCGAGCATGGAACAACTGTTCTTCTCTGTAGATCCGATGTCTCTTATACTCTCACAAAACTCCGACACTCATCAGCTTAATAAACTCTTGTTAGACGGTTTCTCCGGTTTCGAAAGAGGTCCAAGATACGACGAATACTCCAAACTACGCGAATCAAAGCTTCGTATGAAACGCGATTTCCAGAAATATCTCGACGAGAAAGACGTAGAAGAAGAGCCAAGGATCAAAAAACAAGTCAGATTCGAGGGTAATTCGGTAATTTCACCAGAAAAAGTTAAGTTTTCggcggaggagaagaagaaacagagtcgGTTTGGGTTGAGAAAAGCTGTGCCGTCTTCGTTGGCTCAATCGGTTCCTGATTTCTCAGCCGTGTTACGTAAAGAGAATCGTCGTCCGGTGAGTTACAACACTACTACTACTCCTCCTCCGCCGGCTTCGAAGAGTAGAAACGGCAGCGTTTTATCGGGATCGGTTTCACGAGGGAGCAAGTCGGCGAGTGCAGGGGAGAAGAAGAGTaaagggatgatgatgatgggaatGGCTCGTAAGAGTTACGCGAATGTTGAGGATCTTAAGAAAATATCCATGGCGGCTGCTTCTGCTATTAATGGaagcggaggaggaggtggtggaggaggGAGAAGAGTCGGTgacggcggtggtggtggtcgcCGGACTATTCTTGGTTACAGACAAATTTACTGA